Proteins from a single region of Ziziphus jujuba cultivar Dongzao chromosome 1, ASM3175591v1:
- the LOC107423876 gene encoding pentatricopeptide repeat-containing protein At4g21705, mitochondrial — translation MLMLMDVKLLSKTLIRNVMWRTYYTNRTNKVTLYSKISPLGNPSLSLVPELEYWVHQGKKLRVGELQRIIHDLRKRKRFSQALEVSEWMKRKGVCIFSATEHAVQLDLIGRVRGFLSAESYFNDLRDEDKTDKTYGALLNCYVRQHQRDKSLSHLQKMKELGFASSPLTYNDIMCLYINLGQYEKVPDVLAEMKGNQVLPDNFSYRICMNSYGMRSDIEGMENVLEEMECQPHIVMDWNTYAVAANLYGKAGLTDKATNALKKSEKTLDKKDALGYNHLISLYASLGNKDEVLRLWSLEKTACKRHINRDYIVMLESLVRLGAFEEAEKVLEEWQSSGNCYDFRVPNTIIVGYIEKQLYGKAEVLLEDLIEKGKPTAPNIWGKVATGYLDIGETEKALECMKAALSIHVEKGWKPNHRVVRSLLSWLGDKGSVEEVEAFVESVRNVIPVNIKLYNALLKAHIRGGSTEINKVLDSMKTENIDEDEETKNILAMWQKLESA, via the exons ATGCTGATGCTGATGGATGTGAAGCTCTTATCGAAAACCCTAATCCGCAATGTGATGTGGAGAACTTACTACACGAACAGGACCAACAAGGTCACTCTTTACTCCAAAATAAGTCCGCTCGGAAACCCAAGCTTGAGCCTTGTGCCGGAGCTCGAATACTGGGTGCACCAAGGGAAAAAGCTCCGAGTCGGCGAGCTTCAACGCATCATCCATGATCTTCGTAAGCGCAAGCGATTCTCTCAAGCTCTAGAG GTTTCTGAGTGGATGAAAAGAAAGGGTGTATGCATTTTTTCAGCAACTGAGCATGCTGTTCAGCTGGATCTGATTGGCAGGGTTCGTGGGTTTCTTTCTGCAGAAAGTTATTTTAACGATTTGAGAGATGAAGATAAGACAGATAAGACATACGGTGCTCTCCTGAATTGTTATGTCAGGCAGCATCAAAGAGATAAATCTCTCTCTCATTTGCAGAAAATGAAGGAGCTAGGCTTTGCTTCTTCCCCTCTCACTTACAATGACATAATGTGTTTGTACATAAATCTTGGCCAGTATGAGAAGGTCCCTGATGTGCTAGCAGAGATGAAGGGGAACCAAGTTTTGCCTGACAACTTCAGTTACAGAATCTGCATGAATTCTTATGGTATGAGATCTGATATTGAAGGAATGGAAAATGTTCTGGAGGAGATGGAGTGTCAACCTCACATTGTCATGGACTGGAACACTTATGCTGTAGCTGCCAATCTCTACGGAAAAGCAGGCCTAACCGATAAGGCAACAAATGCCCTTAAGAAATCAGAGAAGACGCTAGATAAGAAAGATGCACTTGGATACAATCATTTAATTTCACTTTATGCCAGCCTTGGGAATAAGGATGAGGTCCTGAGATTATGGAGTCTGGAAAAAACTGCTTGTAAGAGGCACATAAACAGGGACTATATTGTTATGTTAGAATCACTGGTGAGGCTAGGTGCATTCGAAGAAGCCGAGAAAGTACTGGAGGAGTGGCAATCGTCTGGAAACTGTTATGATTTCCGAGTGCCAAACACTATTATTGTTGGTTACATTGAGAAGCAATTGTATGGGAAAGCAGAAGTACTGCTTGAAGACTTGATTGAGAAAGGAAAACCAACCGCCCCTAACATTTGGGGTAAAGTGGCAACCGGATACCTGGACATTGGGGAAACAGAGAAAGCTTTAGAGTGCATGAAAGCTGCCCTCTCTATACACGTAGAGAAAGGGTGGAAACCCAACCATAGGGTGGTAAGAAGCTTGTTGAGCTGGCTTGGTGATAAAGGCAGTGTTGAAGAGGTCGAAGCCTTTGTAGAATCAGTGAGGAATGTTATACCAGTGAACATAAAGTTGTACAACGCCTTGTTAAAAGCACATATCAGAGGAGGTAGTACAGAAATAAATAAGGTTTTAGATAGCATGAAAACTGAAAATatagatgaagatgaagaaacaAAGAACATCCTTGCCATGTGGCAAAAACTAGAGTCAGCATGA